The Rhopalosiphum maidis isolate BTI-1 chromosome 4, ASM367621v3, whole genome shotgun sequence region atgtttttttatgtttgtttatagAGTCGTATCGTTAGTCGTTGTCTTGGTCGAGGAATTGCTATTTATTCCCCTCATACTTCGTGGGACACCGTGGAAAATGGTTTAACCGATTGGCTGATAAGTTGTTTtagtaagaatatatttttttttctgtcggtgattaaattttcacaagcaaatttattttataatgaaatcgattaaatgtattatgacaTGTTCATAGGTGGTACAGTGTCTACAATACAACCACTAAACATAAATCCAGAATTTAGCCATGTCGTGACTCTATCGGCGTCACTGAGCGATAATACTGCGTTGGGTGGATTAGAAATCAAAACCATCGTGGAGTCGTCAGACTTTCAAGCTGACAAACATTTCAAGTAAATTAgcaatttagtaatatttcaaTTCTCGTGCCTgagaatttatgttattaattaaaattttgtctaatatttttttttacagagttGTAAGCTGCAATGATTCTCAACTTCAAGTGTTATGCAATTCAAGTTCTTTATTGACGCTGAATAAAGTTGCCAAATCTTCAAAatgtaatctttttttttacgccAACAAAAATGAATCGGTTAGTATGCCTCTACACAAAagttacaatacaatatgctaccatttttttataataaaaacaggcCTATGAtgctaaaaaataagaaataaatgagTAATACcaatataccatatattattaaaaaaattgacttaaaaccgtaaaattcaaatagatatgaacttaaaaatataattgttgttttacTTACCTTTTctgcttattaaaaattaaactatatgcTATTATACTTGGTATACGATTTTTCAGTAGGTATAAGATAAAGAGTAATAGCGATTTGTGATTtttcattacaaaattaattttttcagttgCCGTCATCTTCTACAGGGGCCGGTCGTTATTGTCAATTTAATAACAGGTTGACGATCAACGATGCCATTGAAAAGATTAAACGTCATTTGGGTGTCGACAATTTAATGATAGCGCTTGCCAGAGGATCGacattaggtatattacaaattttattgtatacttttgtgtattttatccAGGTACTTAAATACCTATAGAATATCAATAAATGGTACAGTTAAAGTCGGTCTTATAACCgcataaatctataatttaatacattttcgtaaatattatattgtaatttgttttatcacCTGTACATTTTACAGAATCTTCGATCAGCTCGGCTGCGGCCGTAGCCGGTTCAGGAGCGTCTGTGTTGCGCGGTGTCAACGCCGATTTGTACTTGACCGGCGAGATGTCTCACCACGATGTGCTAGATGCCGTGCACAATAAGGTGACGGTCGTACTGGCCAATCACAGCAACACCGAGCGGAACTACCTGAACGTGTTCGCCGGCCGACTACTCGAAGAGATGCCGCAGTTGAACGTTCATGTATCGAAAGTTGACCGAGATCCGTTGATGTtcgtttgattattataataatatatataatatattaaatgctaTTGCGCGCCTACAATCATAAACTCATTTTTTTTCGGGGGGGGGCATACCTCTTATTCTGTCTTCTTCATCATTGCTTTATCTTCCGACCGTAGGTGGTCGCCGTCACCGTTGTCCTACACCTCATAGTGCTTTATCCCTCACTTGTCTCTCCTTAATGCACACCGGCTGTTTCATTTCCTCTATTCCATATCTAACCACCTTTTTTCGATTTCCCCCTCCTTCTCTATCATTCGGCATTCGTTTCGATATAGTCATCCTCACTGCCTCTGAATTGCCACTTCTAATAGCTAGACATATCCACTCTgtagaatttcaaaaaatataaaatatttgtgtaaattgcacaatatacagttttatatttttccgcCCTCCCGAACGCCGTGTCCTAACTCCTAAGGGTTTGATCTATTGTTCAACGCGTCGTCGATGGTGTCCCCGACTAATTCAATCTTTATAGCACTGGCCACTGACCATAAGATAccttacattattacattttccgATCATAGAGTGTATAATCGAgtgatgtaaattattattcaattgcaATTGAAGTGTGTCTGTTTCATGGATATACACATTAGATTTGCAACACTTGAGCAGCGTAATCTTTTTCTGAAGCGTACATGGTAAGTTTAACGGTAAAGAATTTTTGTCTTcgagtaaaatatgtaaacttAGAAGCCccagttatacatatatttactgtaatcgaaaaagtatttaatatcagATATTTACATCGGCGTGCGCACCGGGGATTCCGGATGTGCCTGGGCACCCCCAACATATAATTGGAGTCCTAAAATTTAAGTCCTATAGCGGctatagcatataatatataggcccatattttatctaatgttactagaataaaagtagtattttttctaaaatatgtcgtaaaaaaaaataatacaacgtaagatattttaaatctgcgtgataaaacttattatgatcATAACAGCTAGATGTTATTgactacaaaattaaaaatattaaataattattgcaattatcttgcaaaaaaaaaaatagataaaatagattttagatccaactatttaacgtaatattgtattacttgGTACTAGTAATACCACTGATTAATATGTGATATgatgtaggtacctaagtaatatttattagtacattataaaaaatgtaatgtttattttaaacttaaaattagattaatatttatgacaatGTACAACTTGTTAAAATGTGACCACGTTTTCTGGTATCTTACAAGTaagataatttatgatttgataatttatattattaaaatgtgtatttcatcaaagtaacaaattattgtaacacGGCGTAATGGGTATACAATAAAGGTACCGCGCTgttgtgaatttattttttggtatttagCACTTTAGTCGCcgataacttaaattataataatataatatatatatattatatatatttaagtcaaATTCAAACTCCGAACGAATCCATTCTGTGTCATTAATCAAGTACTGAAGTAGTGTATAAATCCCtaaatgtagtatatatttcgagtatatgatgaatattatatgtataaatgtaatatattaggaTTGCTAGATTTTGAAATCATCAAACCAGGACATCATatagaataacattttttttagataaacttttaaaaataatacaatattaaagttattttctcTCAGCTTCCGCTTCCAATAACCAATTACCTAGGATGAATTTAATGACCGACCGGGGGAAATCGGGACACACCATTAAAATCGAGACGAATGGGTTCAGTTCCGTAGCCAGAGGAGGCTTTTGAGCTCAAGCCGCCCTGAAATgtcaaacaacaataattttattaatttaattaccgtttgtgtgtttattagttattacctatTGTAGGTgttgtgtgttaaatttgattcaCCCAAAGCTGCTAACAtagaaaataatcataatcatcATATAGTTATCATTGAATCTAAACCACTTATTAAATTGatcagcaaaaaaaaaaaaatcagccttgcttctaatttttatttttataacgaatTTAAACTTCtctatttgtatatatgttttgaataaataataactaaaatggtaacttaactaaataaataattaaaaatatgttgttaattgttattgctATTGTCAACCATATAGTgttgaagtataaaatattcatcgtttacctataatatctGTCTAACTGCAGTTGATTTTCTGTATTGTTTCTAAGAGCACACATCGAATAATTCATTAGAGAGTGAACTCGCTTCCCTTAACGTTAatctttcattaatattatacgcacagAGCCGTGCCTTGGAGTGGCCTATGGTGCATGCGCCCTGGGCGCATGGCTTAAAGGGGtgccaaaaaaattaaaatacaagaaatgcatagtgataaataaaatagggggcgaatatttttaattttgtcttaGGCGCCAAATCTTAACGACACGGCTCTGTATACGCGTATTCGAAATAAATCATGAAagacaataatgatattacaatCGATTGTAAAATCACACCGGCCTCGATGGGAACCATTGTGAAAAAATCGCATAACGTTCAGACCATGAAAATTTTTTCGAGAATTCAGAATTCACGGGTTTAATCGCTAAACCATACTTAATCGATGccgaacataaaaaaaatataatgactcCGATGAACCGCGATAAAATTCTGACGCACCAATTGAATATCGTCCATCGCCAATCCTGCTGACCAATTATGCAGGACCGCGGATGTGACGAATGATCGCGATCGTAAACGCTGCTTTGATGGCTCCCTCGTCATCGTTAAGCCAGCATTCCGATGATCCTACGCATAACGAAGGCCTGTCAGACTGTGGTAAGCCCCGTTGAAGTCACTGGTCCGTCAACGAGGCAATCTGTTTCATTGCCGAATATTTCGATAAGCGCCACGCCTATCGAAATAGAAATGCAAATTTTAGCTGACGATTCGTATAACGCGGCATCaataatcgttaaaaataaacgctGATTTTTTTGGAAATGGACAAAAAGAATTTTCCGACGTTTGATTTGCTGCtgcgtttaataaatatacgggGTAGCAATGTACCATAGAATCTTATatttgtacctattttattatatagctcATATAGCTATATTCAgtgtactaaaaattatatttgacgtgcataaaattttttgttaagttatttaattgtttatcatgttattgtaaaattagttaatgGACGGCTTGTGAAAATTCTGAATAATATGCAcaaggtgattcttttatcatgaaacactcattattttaaaaagtattcatgtttttgtaaaaaatgtttacatagtttcaagttattatattagaccTGAAGATTCTGTCAGTATCAGACAGAAAAATTTTCACATCAtcaacaaaaagtaaaatattagttgtaagaggaaaaaatgtaatcactaataaataagaattgaGACTTGAGTGCTATGTGAAAatgattgtaaatttaaaataaaatgttattacttgtATGAACTTATTGTTGCaaaataagaacatttttaaaaatagaagttaatttataattaataattttagagaaTATTTTAAGAGTTATTGaagtaaaagaaatattaacttatatataagGGTTTATAGTGCATTTaactaatatcaaatttactgTTGAAACATTATCTGTAAGTATGTCAAGTACGTGtatttttcatgatattttaattttaaagcaagataataagtaataggtatgtaattgtaaaaatacaaaattgtgagattcaatatttttcagcAGGTAGGGCTATGGAAATATTTAGGGGCGCTAGCCCCACCCTCTAATCGCGCATATGGTTGGTGCTGATAgatgaaaaaaacaattggtcatcatcaaaaaataaatcttttgtaTGCCACTAAtaaagtgtaatattttttaatttgtatagctGGTTATTGTtggtttaatataaacattgcgtatactattgtattggttaaatgtacttatttaatatattatatttatatagagatatatcaaaataacaaatacaaagGGCAAAGtgtgaaaaatgttaataaaaaatttgtattcattaatatttaatatacatattgatatcTATAGGTTGAAACTCGGCTATCGTTGAAGGTGTATCAAGTaggttacaatataaataggtatattatttatattacaatttcacagatatataaaatagatggtTTTGTATATATCCGTGTACAAATTACAGTATtaccattatatttatgaaatactaATACAGTACTCTATGGTAATCGCGAATCGGCTCATCCGATATATCTACGTTACTAAAGCTGTTTGATTAAATTTGCATTTCAGC contains the following coding sequences:
- the LOC113553841 gene encoding NIF3-like protein 1 isoform X1, encoding MISKPYLRCLLNRYRSFTFVKANTSRSGNHPSRTEHRYCTTDQQNMTTLSEVVSTLKKMAPLSLAESWDNVGLLVEPEVRKSIGRVFLTNDLTEDVLEEAVSVDTDLIVSYHPPVFTPFKRITSDAWKSRIVSRCLGRGIAIYSPHTSWDTVENGLTDWLISCFSGTVSTIQPLNINPEFSHVVTLSASLSDNTALGGLEIKTIVESSDFQADKHFKVVSCNDSQLQVLCNSSSLLTLNKVAKSSKCNLFFYANKNESLPSSSTGAGRYCQFNNRLTINDAIEKIKRHLGVDNLMIALARGSTLESSISSAAAVAGSGASVLRGVNADLYLTGEMSHHDVLDAVHNKVTVVLANHSNTERNYLNVFAGRLLEEMPQLNVHVSKVDRDPLMFV